A genome region from Geobacter pickeringii includes the following:
- the cbiQ gene encoding cobalt ECF transporter T component CbiQ, giving the protein MHQIANPIANTHVLSGVDPRLKLVSALALLVLVMSSTGVAFPLTVAGLSLALCRWLGVPLRLLLVRFAEPLFIAAMVIVLKLLFSGHEPLFTVSFGGVAVVGHRDGLATGIAIASRIAGAVSVVAAVGFATPFTDLMAALSWLRVPRGFIEVALFAWRYLFVLFDDAQVVYAAQKNRLGYAGIRRGLRSFGTLAGVLVIKAFDNSQTVTTAMVQRGYDGTLPLLRHRPFRFGEVAGSVALVAIMGFLWRL; this is encoded by the coding sequence ATGCACCAGATCGCCAATCCCATCGCGAATACCCATGTTCTCTCCGGCGTCGACCCGCGGCTGAAGCTCGTCTCGGCCCTGGCCCTCCTCGTGCTGGTGATGAGCAGCACCGGGGTCGCCTTCCCCCTGACGGTGGCCGGGCTCTCCCTCGCCCTCTGCCGCTGGCTGGGGGTGCCGCTACGGCTTCTCCTCGTCCGCTTCGCCGAGCCGCTCTTCATCGCGGCCATGGTGATCGTGCTGAAGCTTCTCTTCAGTGGCCACGAGCCGCTCTTCACCGTCTCCTTCGGCGGGGTGGCGGTCGTCGGGCACCGCGACGGCCTCGCCACGGGGATCGCCATCGCCTCCCGGATCGCCGGGGCGGTGTCGGTGGTGGCGGCGGTGGGATTCGCCACGCCGTTTACCGATCTCATGGCCGCCCTCTCGTGGCTCCGCGTCCCCCGCGGTTTCATCGAGGTCGCCCTCTTCGCCTGGCGCTACCTCTTCGTCCTCTTCGACGACGCCCAGGTGGTCTACGCCGCCCAGAAGAACCGCCTCGGCTACGCCGGCATCCGGCGGGGGCTGCGCTCCTTCGGCACCCTGGCCGGGGTGCTGGTCATCAAGGCGTTCGACAACAGCCAGACCGTCACCACCGCCATGGTCCAGCGGGGGTATGACGGCACCCTGCCGCTGCTGCGGCACCGCCCCTTCCGCTTCGGCGAGGTGGCGGGGTCGGTGGCGCTGGTGGCCATCATGGGGTTCCTATGGAGACTGTAG
- a CDS encoding energy-coupling factor ABC transporter permease, whose amino-acid sequence MFSVSLCLCGGLFLAVATPAHAMHISEGILPFGWTAVWFAVAAPFVAVGIRRMNRLAKDDLSVKPLVGLMAAVVFIISCMPIPVPSAGTCSHPCGTGIAAILVGPFVSVLISAVALLIQALFLSHGGLSTLGANIVSMGVVGSFTGWLVFQGGRRLGLSLAVAGFAAGIVADWGTYLATSAELAAGIRGSEPFWPLFVKIAVAFIPTQLPLGILEGAMTAGMVVLLHRKRPDLLVKMGVMKAASRGAGTGGAVVLLAALLLGGMLLTPHPAHAADKWNGVDEAVVEKIAKEHGRAAQEPLINTDRGDLLLFVFLLAGAAGGFAAGYWWRMLVVEKHGRQSEPQPRREST is encoded by the coding sequence ATTTTTTCTGTGTCTCTGTGTCTCTGTGGCGGATTGTTCCTTGCGGTCGCCACTCCCGCCCACGCCATGCACATCTCAGAGGGGATCCTCCCCTTCGGCTGGACCGCCGTCTGGTTCGCGGTGGCGGCGCCGTTTGTGGCGGTGGGGATACGGCGGATGAACCGCCTGGCGAAGGACGACCTCTCGGTGAAACCGCTGGTGGGGCTCATGGCGGCGGTGGTCTTCATCATCTCCTGCATGCCGATCCCGGTGCCGAGCGCCGGCACCTGCTCCCATCCCTGCGGCACGGGGATCGCGGCGATCCTCGTCGGCCCCTTCGTCTCGGTCCTCATCAGCGCCGTGGCGCTCCTGATCCAGGCGCTCTTCCTCTCCCACGGCGGGCTTTCGACCCTTGGCGCCAACATCGTCTCCATGGGGGTGGTGGGCTCCTTCACCGGGTGGCTCGTCTTCCAGGGGGGGCGCCGTCTCGGCCTGAGCCTGGCGGTGGCCGGCTTTGCGGCGGGGATCGTCGCCGACTGGGGGACCTACCTCGCCACCTCGGCGGAGCTTGCCGCCGGCATCCGGGGGAGCGAGCCGTTCTGGCCGCTCTTTGTGAAGATCGCCGTCGCGTTCATCCCGACCCAGCTCCCCCTCGGCATCCTGGAGGGGGCCATGACCGCCGGGATGGTGGTGCTCCTCCATCGCAAGCGCCCCGATCTCCTCGTGAAGATGGGGGTGATGAAGGCGGCGAGCCGGGGGGCGGGGACCGGGGGAGCCGTCGTGCTGCTCGCGGCGCTTCTGCTGGGAGGGATGCTCCTCACGCCCCACCCGGCGCACGCGGCCGACAAGTGGAACGGCGTCGACGAGGCGGTGGTGGAGAAGATCGCCAAAGAGCACGGGCGCGCTGCGCAGGAGCCGCTCATCAACACCGACCGGGGGGACCTCCTCCTCTTCGTCTTTCTCCTGGCCGGCGCGGCCGGCGGGTTCGCGGCGGGGTACTGGTGGCGGATGCTGGTGGTGGAGAAGCATGGCCGCCAATCGGAACCGCAGCCCCGCCGGGAGAGCACCTGA
- the thiC gene encoding phosphomethylpyrimidine synthase ThiC — protein MKTQIEFAREGVITPQMTAVAADEQVSPDYVRQMVAEGKIVIPWNHNRKPRAAGIGKGLRTKVNASIGTSSDIIDYAAEVRKAQAAQEAGADTLMELSVGGDLDRVRREVIAAVDLPVGNVPLYQAFCEAARKYGDPNKLDPEMLFDLIERQCEDGMAFMAVHCGINLYTIERLKKQGYRYGGLVSKGGVSMVAWMMANGRENPLYEQFDRVTAILKKYDTVLSLGNGLRAGAIHDSSDRAQIQELLINCELAELGREMGCQMLVEGPGHVPLDEVEGNIQLQKRMSGGAPYYMLGPISTDVAPGFDHITAAIGAAQSSRYGADLICYITPAEHLALPNEEDVRQGVKAAKIAAYIGDMNKYPETGRQRDKEMSKARRDLDWQKQFDLALFPEDARAIRASRTPEDEATCTMCGDFCASRGAGKLFAADLRGDKI, from the coding sequence CATCCCCTGGAACCACAACCGCAAGCCGCGGGCCGCCGGCATCGGCAAGGGGCTGCGGACCAAGGTGAACGCCTCCATCGGCACCTCCTCCGACATCATCGACTATGCCGCCGAGGTGCGCAAGGCTCAGGCGGCCCAGGAGGCCGGCGCCGATACGCTGATGGAGCTCTCAGTCGGCGGCGACCTCGACCGGGTGCGGCGCGAGGTGATCGCCGCCGTGGACCTCCCCGTGGGGAACGTCCCCCTCTACCAGGCCTTCTGCGAGGCGGCCCGCAAGTACGGTGACCCGAACAAGCTCGACCCGGAGATGCTCTTCGATCTGATCGAGCGCCAGTGCGAGGATGGCATGGCCTTCATGGCGGTCCACTGCGGCATCAACCTCTACACCATCGAGCGCCTGAAGAAGCAGGGGTACCGCTACGGTGGCCTCGTCTCCAAGGGTGGGGTGAGCATGGTGGCCTGGATGATGGCCAACGGCCGCGAAAATCCCCTCTACGAGCAGTTCGACCGGGTGACCGCCATCCTGAAAAAGTACGACACGGTCCTCTCCCTCGGCAACGGCCTGCGGGCCGGCGCCATCCACGACTCCTCCGACCGGGCCCAGATCCAGGAGCTCCTCATCAACTGCGAACTGGCCGAGCTCGGCCGCGAGATGGGATGCCAGATGCTCGTCGAAGGCCCCGGCCATGTGCCGCTGGACGAGGTGGAGGGGAATATCCAGCTCCAGAAGCGGATGAGCGGCGGCGCGCCGTACTACATGCTCGGCCCCATCTCCACCGACGTGGCCCCCGGCTTCGACCACATCACCGCCGCCATCGGCGCGGCCCAGTCGAGCCGCTACGGCGCCGACCTCATCTGCTACATCACCCCGGCCGAGCACCTGGCCCTCCCCAACGAAGAGGATGTCCGCCAGGGGGTGAAAGCCGCGAAGATCGCCGCCTACATCGGCGACATGAACAAATACCCGGAAACGGGGCGCCAGCGGGACAAGGAGATGTCCAAGGCCCGCCGTGATCTCGACTGGCAGAAGCAGTTCGACCTCGCCCTCTTTCCCGAGGATGCCAGGGCGATCCGCGCCAGCCGCACCCCCGAGGATGAGGCCACCTGCACCATGTGCGGCGACTTCTGCGCCTCCCGCGGGGCGGGGAAGCTCTTCGCCGCCGATCTGCGGGGGGATAAGATCTGA